From a region of the Phragmites australis chromosome 21, lpPhrAust1.1, whole genome shotgun sequence genome:
- the LOC133903329 gene encoding protein NPGR2-like, translating into MEGRKGRGKFRKFVGRMAMECLCSGEQLKGADETVRSSDSTITKDYSASGYSSRNGEIEQYLDNGNIEEAELSLREGVCLNYEEARALLGRLEYQRGHVEAALRVFDGIDISSLVPKMNVSIARKADRRKTRSQWDSPPMPLHAVSLLMEAIYLKARALHDLGKFKEAAQECRMVLDIVEAAIPEGLPAGFGKGCKLNETICKAVELLPELWKLGGFPLEAISSYRRSLLNNWNLDGETIARIQKRFAVFLLYSGSEARPPNLHSQLDGSFVPHNNIEEAILLLMILLRKFNLKRVERDPSVMHHLTFALSMSGQLNPLAGQFEELLPGVLETKEWLYNVALCYLAEEDDLSALNLLKRILKSGEDSDHLKELLLASKVCVEMSAHTEGASYARRAIASMQGGCEQMVGVAELLLGVTLSNQARSEISDTDRAYWQCEALEVLGNAEKKMHGKDSRVMYSLSLENAEQRKLDVAAFYCKKLVKLEAGSELRSWLLLARILTAQKQFADAETIVDAALYQTGKWSQGDLLRTKARIQAAQGQIRDAVETYTQLLAIIQLLTKSFSAGIYLVKGNKDDKSLEIETWYDLALLYLAMAQWRDAEVCVSKIRAISPYCALAWHATGKIYEAKGLTKEALGAFFRAVDLDPKHVPSLVSTAIVLRQLGDRPLPSVRCFLTDALQLDRTNHVAWFNLGLLYKEEGGRSAAEAAECFQAAALLEETAPVEPFR; encoded by the exons ATGGAGGGTAGGAAGGGGAGGGGGAAATTCAGGAAGTTTGTCGGGCGAATGGCGATGGAGTGCTTGTGCTCTGGTGAGCAGCTGAAAGGGGCTGATGAGACCGTCCGGTCATCGGACTCTACAATCACAAAAGACTACTCGGCCAGCGGGTACTCTTCTCGGAATGGAGAGATTGAGCAGTACCTTGATAATGGCAACATAGAGGAAGCCGAGCTGTCACTCCGGGAGGGCGTTTGCCTTAACTATGAG GAAGCAAGGGCGTTGCTAGGAAGGCTAGAATATCAACGGGGCCATGTAGAAGCAGCACTTCGTGTGTTTGATGGGATAGACATATCTTCATTAGTCCCTAAGATGAATGTCTCAATTGCTAGAAAAGCAGATCGTCGAAAGACTCGTTCGCAGTGGGATTCTCCACCAATGCCCTTGCATGCTGTCAGCCTACTCATGGAGGCCATATATCTCAAAGCACGGGCACTTCATGATCTTGGAAAGTTCAAAG AAGCTGCACAAGAATGCAGAATGGTACTAGATATTGTGGAAGCAGCAATACCCGAGGGCTTACCAGCAGGCTTTGGAAAAGGATGTAAATTGAATGAAACAATATGCAAGGCTGTAGAATTGCTTCCTGAGCTATGGAAATTAGGGGGATTTCCACTTGAAGCCATTTCTTCATACAGGAGGTCTCTTCTCAACAATTGGAATCTTGATGGAGAGACCATTGCTAGAATACAAAAGAGATTTGCTGTTTTTCTCCTATATAGTGGTAGTGAAGCACGTCCTCCAAATCTTCATTCTCAGTTGGATGGTTCATTTGTACCTCACAACAACATAGAGGAGGCTATTCTTCTTTTAATGATTCTATTGAGGAAGTTCAATCTCAAGAGGGTTGAGCGGGACCCCTCTGTGATGCATCACCTTACTTTTGCACTGTCCATGTCAGGGCAGCTAAATCCACTGGCTGGACAATTTGAAGAATTATTACCTGGTGTATTAGAGACAAAAGAATGGTTATACAATGTTGCATTGTGTTACCTAGCAGAAGAAGATGATCTGAGCGCCTTGAACCTACTCAAAAGAATACTGAAGTCCGGAGAGGATTCTGATCATCTCAAAGAACTACTCCTAGCTTCAAAGGTTTGCGTTGAGATGAGTGCTCATACTGAAGGCGCTTCCTATGCACGGAGAGCCATCGCCAGTATGCAAGGAGGATGCGAACAAATGGTGGGAGTTGCAGAACTATTGCTTGGCGTTACCCTTTCTAATCAAGCTAGAAGTGAAATATCTGATACAGATAGAGCTTATTGGCAGTGTGAAGCACTGGAAGTGCTTGGGAATGCTGAAAAAAAGATGCATGGGAAAGATTCTAGGGTAATGTACAGTCTCAGCCTTGAAAATGCTGAGCAGAGGAAATTAGATGTTGCAGCTTTTTATTGCAAGAAGCTGGTGAAACTAGAGGCTGGATCAGAGTTGAGGAGTTGGCTTCTTTTGGCTCGAATACTGACTGCTCAAAAGCAGTTTGCCGATGCTGAAACAATTGTTGATGCTGCTCTATATCAGACTGGGAAATGGAGTCAAGGAGATCTATTGCGGACCAAAGCCAGAATTCAGGCTGCACAGGGGCAAATCAGGGATGCAGTTGAAACATACACCCAacttcttgctatcattcaacTTCTAACAAAAAGTTTCAGTGCTGGGATCTACCTGGTGAAG GGCAATAAGGATGACAAAAGCCTGGAAATAGAGACCTGGTATGATCTAGCTCTCTTGTATCTAGCTATGGCACAGTGGAGGGATGCAGAGGTTTGTGTATCGAAGATAAGAGCCATCAGTCCTTATTGTGCCTTGGCTTGGCATGCTACAG GAAAAATATATGAAGCAAAAGGTCTTACAAAAGAAGCTTTGGGAGCTTTTTTCAGAGCAGTGGACCTTGATCCTAAACATGTCCCAAGTTTGGTATCGACTGCTATTGTTCTTCGACAACTTGGTGACAGGCCATTACCTTCTGTAAGGTGCTTCCTGACCGATGCATTGCAACTGGATAGAACTAATCACGTGGCTTGGTTTAATCTTGGCCTACTTTACAAAGAGGAAGGTGGCAGGTCAGCAGCTGAAGCTGCTGAATGTTTTCAAGCCGCTGCTCTTCTTGAAGAAACAGCACCTGTAGAGCCTTTCAGATGA
- the LOC133903110 gene encoding LOW QUALITY PROTEIN: receptor-like protein 46 (The sequence of the model RefSeq protein was modified relative to this genomic sequence to represent the inferred CDS: inserted 2 bases in 1 codon), whose protein sequence is MTELKFMDLEQNHLEGELPGTLTHLVHLRTLYVSNNQLYGHITTQLGNQSNLVDLDISSNNFSGTLPQSICTGALYTFRASSNGNLNITGASLNGTLAGLDFSAFPHLESLHLESNDLYGSIPEEIGNLTSLTSLWIMHDEHLTGEIPRNIGKLKQLVVIELSKSGLNGAIPAEIGNLTSLEELSLWGNSLTGSIPPTIGRLEKLKKLDLSFNNLTGSIPLEIGNMTELKFMDLEQNHLDGELPSTLSLLVKLKSLSVSNNQLEGHITTQLGNKSNLVWIDISGNNFSGTFXICTGALYAFWASSNGFANLHLHDLNFQNCTSLQLVGFAANNILGDLSEWLGTLPKQLNLLYLELDQNKITGKIPPTLGNMTNLIYLNLGHNLLTGTIPPELGKLIEIITLNLSYNHLLGPLPPTMRNLSSLRLLDLSNCSLTGPAYNLFITDHSIFSSNISFPDIKVLSLSSNYITGTIPMLLCNANYLRILDLSNNALYGDLPDCLWELPPLQFMDLSSNSFSGVVPFSRSSNITLQSLHLANNHFKGSFPAIIKKCDKLITLDLGNNYFTGEIPSWIAESLPQLRFLRLSSNMFDGTIPKQILQFRLLQLLDLSNNKLTGPIPVDFASFTGMIKQEHGAIVYYDVYSEQIQLVWKNENYVYSKTIAFVTGIDLSRNSLSQGIPEGLATLHGLKYLNLSRNNLSDDIPEDIGNLALLESLDLSSNQLEGEIPPSFADLKSITTLNLSNNGLSGRIPTGSQLQTLVDPSIYSNNPGLCGFPLKECAGATSSQTEMSQDDDREALWLYCFGVAGFIFGFWLSWGIVFCNETWRYALYQYVDNMQEKVAKIAAYRCSRARP, encoded by the exons AAACCTCAACATCACCGGGGCAAGTCTCAACGGGACGCTTGCCGGACTGGACTTCTCCGCTTTCCCTCACCTGGAGAGCCTTCATCTGGAGTCCAATGACCTGTACGGCTCCATCCCGGAGGAGATCGGCAACCTGACGAGCTTGACTTCGTTGTGGATCATGCATGACGAACATTTAACGGGGGAGATCCCGCGTAACATCGGAAAGCTGAAGCAGCTCGTCGTGATAGAGTTGTCAAAATCGGGGCTTAATGGTGCGATCCCTGCCGAGATTGGTAACCTGACAAGCTTGGAAGAACTGTCTCTCTGGGGGAACAGTCTGACGGGCTCAATCCCACCAACAATTGGGAGGcttgagaagctcaagaagctTGATCTGAGTTTCAACAATTTGACAGGGAGCATCCCACTAGAGATTGGCAACATGACAGAGCTGAAGTTCATGGACTTGGAGCAGAACCATTTGGACGGGGAGcttccgagcaccctctctctccttgtAAAACTTAAATCCTTGTCTGTGTCAAACAATCAACTCGAAGGCCACATCACCACGCAGCTCGGGAACAAGAGCAATCTAGTTTGGATCGACATTTCCGGGAACAACTTCTCCGGCACTTT CATTTGCACAGGAGCACTGTATGCATTCTGGGCTAGCAGCAATGGGTTTGCAAACCTACATCTACATGACCTGAACTTTCAGAACTGCACGTCCCTGCAGCTTGTTGGATTTGCAGCAAACAATATTCTTGGAGACCTCAGCGAATGGCTTGGTACACTTCCTAAACAACTTAACCTCCTGTATCTCGAACTAGATCAAAACAAAATCACCGGTAAAATACCTCCAACACTTGGAAATATGACTAACCTAATATACCTCAACCTGGGACATAATCTACTCACCGGCACAATTCCTCCGGAACTGGGGAAACTGATTGAAATTATCACACTAAATTTGAGTTACAATCATTTGTTAGGCCCCCTTCCTCCAACCATGCGAAACCTTTCTTCTCTCAGATTGCTGGATTTGTCAAATTGTAGCCTTACTGGTCCAGCATACAACCTTTTTATTACTGATCATTCcattttttcatcaaatatcTCATTTCCAGATATTAAGGTACTTTCCCTTTCCTCTAACTATATTACTGGAACCATACCTatgttactttgtaatgctaaCTATCTAAGGATCCTAGACCTGTCAAATAATGCCTTATACGGAGATCTCCCAGATTGTTTGTGGGAGCTGCCACCTTTACAGTTTATGGATTTGTCTAGTAATTCATTCAGTGGTGTAGTTCCATTCTCGAGGTCATCTAACATCACTCTTCAATCTCTACACCTAGCCAACAACCATTTCAAAGGCAGTTTTCCTGCTATCATTAAAAAATGTGACAAGCTTATCACTCTAGATCTTGGAAACAATTACTTCACTGGTGAAATACCTTCTTGGATAGCCGAGAGCTTGCCGCAACTCAGATTTCTTCGATTGTCATCAAACATGTTTGATGGAACTATACCAAAACAAATTTTACAATTTCGCCTGCTCCAACTATTAGATTTGTCAAACAACAAGCTCACTGGTCCCATACCCGTTGATTTTGCAAGCTTTACTGGCATGATAAAGCAAGAACATGGGGCAATCGTATACTATGATGTGTATTCCGAGCAAATTCAACTAGTTTGGAAGAATGAGAATTATGTGTACAGCAAGACAATTGCCTTTGTTACGGGTATTGACTTGTCGCGCAATTCCCTTTCACAAGGAATTCCTGAGGGGCTCGCGACCCTCCATGGACTCAAGTACTTGAACTTGTCAAGAAATAATCTTTCGGATGATATTCCCGAAGACATCGGCAATCTAGCATTGCTAGAATCCCTCGACCTGTCATCTAACCAGCTGGAAGGGGAAATTCCTCCTAGCTTTGCAGATTTGAAGTCTATAACAACACTGAACCTCTCGAACAATGGCTTGTCAGGAAGGATACCGACTGGTAGTCAGCTGCAGACACTTGTTGATCCATCAATATACAGCAACAACCCAGGGCTATGCGGTTTTCCTTTGAAAGAATGTGCAGGTGCAACGTCATCACAGACTGAAATGAGCCAGGATGATGATAGAGAGGCACTGTGGTTGTATTGCTTTGGGGTTGCCGGATTTATCTTTGGGTTCTGGCTATCCTGGGGCATCGTATTTTGCAACGAGACCTGGAGATATGCACTCTATCAGTACGTCGATAACATGCAAGAGAAGGTCGCAAAGATTGCTGCATATCGTTGCTCCAGGGCCAGGCCCTGA